GAAACGCGTCCTGGGCTTCGCCGTATCGGCGCTCTTGTTCGAGGGCTTCGCCGTACTGGCGATGGTAATCCGGCTCGTTGGGTTCCAGCCGAAGCGCGAGGCGGTATTCGTGGAGCGCCTTTTCAGGCTGGCGATAAAGTTGATATACCTGAGCGAGACTCAAGCGCGCTTCCGGATCGCTCGCCGCGAAACTCACGAGCGCTTCGCCGGCGGCAATGTCTTCGTCTCTCAAATCGACCGCCAGATAAATATCCAGCAATTCCTTTTGGTAAACGCGGGCGCGGTTTTTGTCCTTTTCGAGGAGCGTCTTGTAAGCGGCGATGGCTTGCTCGGTTTGTTTGGAGGTTTTGTAAAGCGTGGCGAGCGCGCGGAGGTGTTCGACGTTATCCGGCTCTTTCTCGCGGCGGCCTTCGTAGAGCGCAACGGCTTTTTCGCGCTGGCCGCTGCGTTCGTAAAGGCGCGCCAGTTGGGCAAGTTTCCTGGCGTCGGAAGGATTCGCGTTCAGGTCCTTTTCGAGTTGCTTCTGCTTTTCGTCGAGCACTCCCATTTCGCGCCAGGCGTCAAGGCGGCGGGTTTCGCCTTGCTGAGTGAGGAATTCGTTCTGGTCCTGGTTGGCCAGCGCGTCGAATTGCGCGAGCGCTTCCTCGAATTTCTGCTGCCGCATCAGAATCTTGCCGTAAGCCAGGCGCGATTCGAGGTTCGCCGGATCTTTATCGACGGCTTCCTTCCGGAGCCGGGGCTGCTTCTTCCGTCTTCTGATTGGCTTCGAGAATTCCGGCGATCTCCGAATACTCTTCCACTTTGCTCGTGGCGGGATCGATCGCGGACAACCAGAGCCGGACAGCCTCCGCTTCATCGCCCTTCTGGAACTTGAGTGTGCCCAGGCTCAGCAACCAATCCTTGGTCTTCTTCTTCTCCAGAGCTTGCTGATACGCCGCCATGGCTTTGATCGGATGCCTTATTCACAAGTCACCTCCAGGTTTCATGGTTTACGCTCGCCGGACGTTTGGACTTCCCTTCCAACTTTGTCGAGCCGGTTATCGGCCTTTGCCGATCCGTCATTCGGGATTGAGTCTTGGACCGACGAGGTCAGTTCCGAGTTCAAAATTCAGGGTTGGACGCTTGGTTTGGACGGTTGGGTAAACATCGAACCTCCAACGTCGAACGCCGAACGTTGGGCATCGAACAGCGGCGAGGGTTCAGGCCTTCGGGGTCAGGGCTTGGCGTTCAGCCGGCGTTCAACTGTGGCAAGGATTTGTTCGAGTTTTTCGAGCGCTTCTGGTTCGCCTTTAAGTTCGAGCAGCGGTTTGAGTTCCGCGCGGATTTGTTTCAAATCGAGCTTTCCGTGCTGGCGGATCAACACGCGCTCGACATCGCCCCAATCGAGGCCGCGGCCGGCAAAGGCTTTGTGGACGATCAGGTCTTCGGCCGAGCAGGTGAACAATGATTGGTTCTCTGTCCAAGACCAGTTCGAAGCCCGTTGGACAGTCCGTTCCTCAAAAGGCACTGCGCCCAGTGTTACATCCACATCCACGCCCTCGCTCGTGCGAATCAACAGCACGCGGCGGCTCAAAGCAAACTCGCGCGCGTCGGCTCGGCGGGCAGCAAACGTTTCAAGCAACTGATCTGCAAATTGCTCCTCCTTTCCGAATCCGGTCAGGAGCGTGAGATCGACATCCTGCGTTAGTCGTGGTTCGCCCCAGCGTGGACGGCGACGCCGCCGATGAAGCAAAAACGCCATCCTTGTTGCTGGCAGAAACGCTGCACTTCGCCCGCAGCCGCGAGCACGCGGAGCAGGTGGATCATGCCCGCCACCCTTTGTGGAAGATGGCTTGCTGTTCGACCAGCCCGGACCAATCCGATCGCTCCCGCCAGCCCTCAGGCGCGCCCAGCCACTGCATGATTTGCCGCGCGCGTTCCTCAGTCATCGCCGCCAGTTCGTGGGCTTTGAAGATTTGCACGGCCTCCCAGCGGGCGAAGTATTCGGCACGCGCCTCTTTCAATTCCATCGGTTCGGAATCCGAACTCATGCCTGAATGTTAGCGGATAAATTTGGACTGTCAGCAGCGCATTCTCGCGGTTTGAAGTTCGGGTTGATTCCCATTGTGGAAGGCTCCCTTTCATGACTGTGAAAGCGCAGTGACCGGGCGTTCGAGTCAATCCCAAGGAGATGGAGTCCTCCAGCCCAAGGTAGCTCGTGCCCCGCAACCTTGGGCTGAAGGCCAGTGCCCCGTTGGGGCCGTCGATCCGAGACATTACTGCTTGGTCCGCGGGATGGACGACAAACCTCGTAGTGCAGAGTTGCACTCTGCCGTATCGCAGAATTGTATTCTGCGGGGCGTCTCCCGGTCCGAGCACGCTGGGACTTGCCGGCGCCCTGCCGATTGGAAATCGGCGATACCGCAGATTGAAAATCTGCGCTACGGTTCTCCGGTCGATCTGTCGTCAATCCTACGGTCTGCACAGTGAGACAGCTCAAAAAATTTCATGCGCGAATCCGGTTGACCTTGTCGAGGAGTAGAGTCTGAGCCTTGATCGGGACAATTGCCACTGTCCCCTTCGACTCATCCATCCCGCCTCGGAGCGGACTTGAAGAACTTGTATCCCGACAAATCCAGGCGCCGTAGCGCGACATCCAGGATGAAGAGCGCCAATCTTCTGTTCCTGAATTTTGAAACCGTCGCGGTAAAGCGTGAATGTTCCCGTCGCCGCCGAGCTGGCGTGAGCGACCGCCGACACCGTGAAGCTCTGGCCTTTCTTGATTTCCGACGGGACGAGGTACGGCGTGGCGAAAATCTTGAGGCCGTGCGCGACCTGGCGTTTGGCCGCAGCCAGGGCGCTGCCGGCCGTTTCGTTGCCATCGCTGAACAGCGCGATGCGATTGATGGTGTCGGAAGGCATCGATTGCCCGGCCGAGACCAGGGCGCGTTCGATGGCGGTTTCGCTTTTGGCGTCGGGCTTCCTCAACTCATCGGGAAACTTCGGAGCCGAGGCCATTGGCGCGAGCGTCTGCGGCGCCGCGGCGAACGACATCAAGCCGGCTTTAGCGCGCGCGGAGAGACGATCCTTCAATTGATTCAGAAAACTTCGCACCTGGTTCGTGGCGGATTCTGGAACGCTGTCGGAAAGATCAGCCATCACGAGCAGGGAGACATCGCGGCTCCTGGTAACCCAAAGCGTCCCGGCCAGAGCGAGCGCCAGCAAGGCGAGGATCGTGCATCGGATGAAGGCGGAACACGCCAGTTGCAGCTTCAGGCTATCGACGAGCGTAAACCGCAGCACCATCACCGCCACCGGCACCAGCGTGACGCAGAGCAAAAGATATGGATTCTCGAAGTCGAGCCTCATAGGCTGATGCAAGGGGAGCGCACGCGCTCTCGCGTGCTGTGGTCGGCGCCCTCGCCGACCACACTCTTCTGTTCAGAAAAGCGATCGTTTGACTGGCGGTGCATCTTCTCGCGTAATCTGGCTGGACCAGGCGGCATCGGACCGAGGAATGAACCAGGCAAGCACCAGCCCCAACGCGTAAACCAGGCTCGTCGTCGCGCCCATCTTGGCAATGTCTCCCTGGAAAAGGGCGCTCAAGGCCGTCGAAGACAAAAGTGCGGCGGCCGAGAGTATGCGACCGAAGTTGTAGGTCACTCCGGAGCCGGTGGCTCGGACGCGCGTGGGAAAAAGTTCGGGCAAGAAATACGGCAGCCAGCCAAAAAAGCTCGTGCTCACCAATCCCAACGCAAAAGTCGCCCAAAGGAACTCGGCCCGCGTCGGCGTCAGCGTCAAAAAGATGTAGGCACTCAACGCCAGCGATCCCAGGCTGATCAGGAAATAACTTCGCCGCCTCCCCAATCGGCTCGCCAGCC
The Verrucomicrobiota bacterium DNA segment above includes these coding regions:
- a CDS encoding tetratricopeptide repeat protein is translated as MKRRLSGSGCPRSIPPRAKWKSIRRSPEFSKPIRRRKKQPRLRKEAVDKDPANLESRLAYGKILMRQQKFEEALAQFDALANQDQNEFLTQQGETRRLDAWREMGVLDEKQKQLEKDLNANPSDARKLAQLARLYERSGQREKAVALYEGRREKEPDNVEHLRALATLYKTSKQTEQAIAAYKTLLEKDKNRARVYQKELLDIYLAVDLRDEDIAAGEALVSFAASDPEARLSLAQVYQLYRQPEKALHEYRLALRLEPNEPDYHRQYGEALEQERRYGEAQDAFRKMLDAAKEDSTRLRDHDTGRRIECQTLAH
- a CDS encoding VWA domain-containing protein; the encoded protein is MRLDFENPYLLLCVTLVPVAVMVLRFTLVDSLKLQLACSAFIRCTILALLALALAGTLWVTRSRDVSLLVMADLSDSVPESATNQVRSFLNQLKDRLSARAKAGLMSFAAAPQTLAPMASAPKFPDELRKPDAKSETAIERALVSAGQSMPSDTINRIALFSDGNETAGSALAAAKRQVAHGLKIFATPYLVPSEIKKGQSFTVSAVAHASSAATGTFTLYRDGFKIQEQKIGALHPGCRATAPGFVGIQVLQVRSEAGWMSRRGQWQLSRSRLRLYSSTRSTGFAHEIF